In the Sphingomonas sp. LM7 genome, one interval contains:
- the sucC gene encoding ADP-forming succinate--CoA ligase subunit beta: protein MNIHEYQAKELLAKFGVPVPAGFAALSVEEAVEASKKLPGPLYVVKAQIHAGGRGKGKFKELGPDAKGGVRLAKTEDEVRAAATDMLGNTLVTIQTGEHGKQVNRLYVTDGVDIAKEFYLALLVNRATGRISMVASTEGGMDIETVAHDTPEKIHSIDIDPATGFMAHHGRAVAAALGLTGDLAKQAANTASKLYDAFLGTDAEQIEINPLAVTDDGKLMVLDAKVAFDGNAMFRHKDLAELRDETEEDPMELEASKYDLAYIKLDGDIGCMVNGAGLAMATMDIIKLNGMFPANFLDVGGGANKEKVTAAFKIILSDPAVKGILVNIFGGIMRCDIIAEGIVAAAKEVNLQVPLVVRLEGTNVAEGKAILANSGLAIVPANDLGDAAKKIVAEVQKAA from the coding sequence ATGAATATCCACGAATATCAGGCCAAGGAATTGCTCGCCAAGTTCGGCGTGCCCGTCCCGGCCGGCTTTGCCGCACTCAGCGTCGAGGAAGCCGTCGAGGCTTCGAAGAAGCTCCCCGGGCCACTCTACGTCGTGAAGGCGCAGATCCATGCCGGCGGCCGCGGCAAGGGCAAGTTCAAGGAACTCGGGCCCGACGCCAAGGGCGGCGTCCGCCTCGCCAAGACCGAGGACGAGGTCCGCGCCGCGGCGACCGACATGCTCGGCAACACGCTGGTGACGATCCAGACCGGCGAGCATGGCAAGCAGGTCAACCGCCTCTACGTCACCGACGGCGTCGACATCGCCAAGGAATTCTACCTCGCGCTGCTGGTCAATCGCGCCACCGGCCGCATCTCGATGGTCGCCTCGACGGAGGGCGGCATGGACATCGAGACCGTCGCGCACGACACGCCCGAGAAGATCCACAGCATCGATATCGATCCGGCGACCGGGTTCATGGCGCATCACGGCCGCGCCGTCGCCGCGGCGCTCGGGCTGACCGGCGACCTCGCCAAGCAGGCCGCCAACACCGCCTCGAAGCTGTACGACGCGTTCCTCGGCACCGATGCCGAGCAGATCGAGATCAACCCACTCGCCGTCACCGACGACGGCAAGCTGATGGTGCTCGACGCCAAGGTCGCCTTCGACGGCAACGCGATGTTCCGCCACAAGGATCTCGCCGAGCTGCGCGACGAGACCGAAGAGGATCCGATGGAGCTCGAGGCGTCGAAGTACGACCTGGCCTATATCAAGCTCGACGGCGACATCGGCTGCATGGTCAATGGCGCCGGCCTCGCCATGGCGACTATGGACATCATCAAGCTCAACGGCATGTTCCCGGCCAACTTCCTCGACGTCGGCGGCGGCGCCAACAAGGAGAAGGTGACTGCGGCGTTCAAGATCATCCTGAGCGATCCCGCGGTGAAGGGCATTCTCGTCAACATCTTCGGCGGGATCATGCGCTGCGACATCATCGCCGAGGGCATCGTCGCCGCGGCGAAGGAAGTGAATCTCCAGGTTCCGCTGGTCGTCCGCCTCGAAGGCACCAATGTCGCCGAGGGCAAGGCGATCCTCGCCAATTCGGGCCTCGCCATCGTTCCGGCGAACGACCTGGGCGACGCGGCGAAGAAGATCGTCGCGGAGGTCCAGAAGGCGGCATGA